A single genomic interval of Caballeronia sp. SL2Y3 harbors:
- a CDS encoding SulP family inorganic anion transporter, which yields MTQPATGTHTRVVSRLSLPSSRAEWVREILAGVVTSLALIPEVISFAFISGVEPRSALFASVVLLIVTSLLGGRPAMVTAAAGSVALVVAPMVHAHGAGYILPAVLLAGLIQIAFGALGFARIVRFIPRSVMLGFVNALGVLIFCAQIPHLVDKPLAVYVLFAITLAIVVIGPRVTRAVPAPLIAIIVATVLAIALHWSVPTVGGDRPMSSDLPGLTLWSAPFDLSTLKIVWQTAVSIAFVGLLETLLTAKLVDEVTATRSHKSRESWALGLANLGAGAFGGIAGCAMIGQTVVNVEIGGARTRVSTLAAAATLLLLITGLSSVMARIPMVALAGVMMVVAVKTVDWHSLRPATLRRMPLMETSVMLTSIALTVYTGNLAIGVVGGVLLATVLFARRVAHVIRTTRAVSDDGESVRYEVHGPLFFGSSNDLVDQFEYEADPRSVVIDFAKSQVWDASTVAVLDSIQNKYRQRDAAVQFVGLDERSRAFHARLSGNLNAG from the coding sequence ATGACCCAACCCGCGACCGGGACTCACACGCGCGTCGTCTCGCGCCTCTCATTGCCGTCTTCACGCGCCGAATGGGTGCGGGAGATTCTCGCGGGTGTCGTGACGAGCCTCGCGCTGATCCCCGAAGTCATTTCGTTCGCCTTCATTTCGGGCGTCGAGCCGCGTTCGGCGCTGTTCGCCTCGGTCGTGCTGCTGATCGTCACGTCGCTGCTCGGCGGACGGCCCGCCATGGTGACGGCCGCGGCGGGTTCGGTGGCGCTCGTCGTCGCGCCGATGGTCCACGCGCACGGCGCGGGCTACATTCTGCCCGCCGTGCTGCTCGCGGGCTTGATACAGATCGCGTTCGGCGCGCTGGGCTTCGCGCGCATCGTGCGCTTCATTCCGCGCTCGGTCATGCTCGGTTTCGTCAACGCGCTCGGCGTCCTTATTTTCTGCGCGCAGATTCCGCACCTCGTCGACAAGCCGCTTGCCGTGTACGTGCTGTTCGCGATTACGCTCGCCATCGTCGTGATCGGGCCGCGCGTGACGCGGGCGGTGCCGGCGCCGCTCATCGCGATCATCGTGGCCACCGTGCTCGCCATTGCGTTGCACTGGTCGGTGCCGACGGTCGGCGGCGACCGGCCCATGTCGTCGGACCTGCCCGGCCTCACGCTCTGGTCCGCGCCGTTCGATCTGAGCACGTTGAAGATCGTCTGGCAGACGGCGGTATCGATTGCGTTCGTCGGCTTGCTGGAGACGCTGCTGACCGCGAAGCTCGTCGACGAAGTGACCGCGACCCGTTCGCACAAGTCGCGCGAATCGTGGGCGCTCGGGCTCGCGAATCTCGGCGCGGGCGCGTTCGGCGGCATTGCCGGCTGCGCGATGATCGGGCAGACGGTCGTGAACGTGGAGATCGGCGGGGCGCGCACGCGCGTGTCCACGCTCGCGGCGGCGGCCACGCTGCTTTTGCTCATCACCGGCCTGAGTTCGGTGATGGCGCGCATCCCGATGGTCGCGCTCGCCGGCGTGATGATGGTCGTCGCGGTCAAGACGGTGGACTGGCACAGCCTGCGCCCGGCCACGCTGCGCCGCATGCCGCTCATGGAGACGTCCGTCATGCTCACTTCCATTGCGCTGACCGTGTACACAGGCAATCTCGCCATCGGCGTGGTCGGCGGCGTGCTGTTGGCGACGGTCCTGTTCGCGCGCCGCGTCGCTCACGTGATCCGCACGACGCGCGCCGTATCGGACGACGGCGAAAGCGTGCGTTACGAAGTGCACGGACCGCTTTTCTTCGGCAGCAGCAACGATCTCGTGGACCAGTTCGAGTACGAGGCCGATCCGCGCTCGGTCGTCATCGACTTCGCGAAATCGCAGGTCTGGGATGCATCGACCGTCGCGGTGCTGGATTCCATCCAGAACAAGTATCGGCAGCGCGATGCAGCCGTGCAGTTCGTCGGCCTGGACGAGCGCAGCCGGGCATTTCATGCGCGGTTGAGCGGGAACCTGAATGCCGGTTGA
- a CDS encoding PleD family two-component system response regulator — MTCVLLVDDDTLSLHALEAVFESRGFHVLLARNGVDALATAIRTLPDLVVTDWEMPLFDGVTLCERLRSVPGLARIPVVLTSGKMRPADGPQAWDVFLKKPLDFRLLEPIFRRF; from the coding sequence ATGACTTGCGTTCTTCTGGTCGATGACGACACACTCTCCCTTCACGCGCTCGAAGCGGTCTTCGAGTCGCGCGGCTTTCACGTGCTTCTGGCGCGAAACGGCGTCGACGCGCTCGCCACCGCTATTCGCACGCTGCCGGACCTGGTCGTGACCGACTGGGAAATGCCCCTTTTCGACGGCGTGACGCTGTGCGAGCGACTGCGCTCCGTTCCGGGACTGGCGCGCATTCCTGTCGTTCTTACGTCCGGAAAAATGCGCCCTGCCGATGGCCCGCAAGCGTGGGACGTATTCCTCAAGAAGCCGCTGGACTTTCGCCTGCTCGAACCGATCTTCCGGCGGTTCTAG
- a CDS encoding SDR family NAD(P)-dependent oxidoreductase has protein sequence MNRTETALIVGAGQGLSASLARLFSNEGMQVALAARDTTKLAPLVDETGAFAVACDASRAGDVENLFAQVSGKLGVPDLVVYNASGRYRSPIGQIDAGRLRDALDVTAIGGLLVAQAAAVGMLARASGSILLTGATASVKGLPGSTPFAMGKFALRGMAQCLARELAPKNVHVAHFVIDGGIASGAMQRDRADAHDALLDPDAIAREYLHVHRQHRSAWTWEIELRPWVERF, from the coding sequence ATGAATCGAACGGAAACGGCGCTGATCGTCGGCGCCGGGCAGGGCCTGAGCGCATCGCTGGCCCGGCTCTTCTCGAACGAGGGCATGCAGGTCGCGCTCGCCGCACGGGACACGACCAAGCTCGCGCCACTCGTCGATGAAACCGGCGCGTTCGCCGTCGCGTGCGACGCGAGCCGGGCGGGCGACGTCGAGAATCTTTTCGCACAAGTGAGCGGCAAGCTGGGTGTTCCGGACCTCGTCGTGTACAACGCGAGCGGCCGTTATCGTTCGCCCATCGGACAGATCGACGCCGGCCGGCTGCGCGATGCGCTCGACGTCACAGCGATAGGCGGGCTGCTGGTCGCCCAGGCGGCGGCCGTGGGCATGCTGGCGCGAGCAAGCGGCTCCATCCTTCTGACCGGCGCAACCGCGAGCGTCAAGGGCCTGCCCGGCTCGACGCCGTTCGCAATGGGCAAGTTCGCGCTGCGCGGCATGGCGCAATGCCTCGCGCGGGAACTGGCTCCGAAGAATGTTCACGTCGCGCACTTCGTCATCGACGGCGGCATTGCGAGCGGCGCGATGCAGCGCGACCGCGCGGATGCGCACGACGCGCTGCTCGACCCCGATGCGATCGCGCGGGAATATCTTCACGTTCATCGGCAGCATCGCAGTGCCTGGACATGGGAGATCGAACTGAGGCCGTGGGTCGAGCGGTTCTGA